In the genome of Planctomycetota bacterium, the window AAAGGGTCCTGGGTTTGTTCTAATAAGAGAGGAAAATGGACGTGTTATAATAATAGGCCCAAGAGTAATGCATTATTGTATTACCCCATTGAGTATGGATTTGGGAGGACGCCGTATAACACGCCCGTGATTGGTACATTGACAGGCTGGCAATACTCTTTCGGAAATCCTCCCGGAGTGGGAAATGAATTAACAGGACAAGAGAAAAACACAACATTATCAGATGAAGGAATACAATGAGGAGGTATATATGGAAGAAGGTAAGAAAAAGGCGCAAGTACCCATGCACGTAAAAAGACCGATTGTTCTGGTGGCTGTTGTCGTATTCGCTTTTTTGATAATAGCCGTTCTTTTTAGATACAAAGGGATGCGTAACAATGAATCAAGGGCAATAAATTATTTAAAAAACTTTAAGTTTCTAGAGATAGAATGGCATCAGGAAGATTATGACGGGAACGGTAAGCATGAATACTGGACATACGATATCTCCTGTCTGGTAAGGATTCCAAATCGGGATGGTAAAATTTGGCATCCTCTGGCTGCGGCGGATGGCGCCCCGGCGGAACGGAATGACGCTTTCGATAAAGACTGGTGGCAAGGGAGTTCTCGTGATGGTTGGATTGGTTACTTTTACCGTGCCATGCTAAAAGACGAAACCGGTACGCCTTATAACCAGAACGAATTTAAAGGCATCAAGGCACTGAATGAATTTAAATTCGGTATCGTTGCCTACCCATCAGAATACAACTCAACCGGTCGGTTGACCTTTATCATAAATGAAAAGGGGGTTATTTACTACAAGAATACCAAGGGCGAACCGGTGCTGGAATGGCCTGCTGAAAACCCGCAAACCGCTGGTTGGCAACTGGTGGAAGAAATTGAATAGCAACAAAAACCCAACGATGGGACGAAAGATAAATCAACCGACACTAAACAAGATAAGTAGTTCGAACATATCCCGCAAGGGATAGAAAGGAGATACCTGTATGTTGGACAACCTGATTTCGGTCTCGTTTACTCCGGCCGAGTTAGCCGATATGGATACGGCTTTGACCTATTTTATTCCCGCCTGACAAGGGTGGCGGGCAGGCGTTATGGTCAGCTTTTGGTAGTTTAATCTTGAACTTAATCCCAAAAACTCCATTTTATTCGTTCCCAATAACTCAATATATTGCGTTTGGCAGTCTAAGGCAGTGCATACTATATCTATAATACTAAGGACTTAGGCCCTAAATCCAATAAAGGCATGTTTGATTTTCGGCAGGTGGTAGGGGGGTACGGTAGGGTCCAATACCCCCTTTGTAACAATCTAATACCCCGAAGCAAATATCCTAATGGGTTTAACAGAGTAAATCCAATGGGGGGTAGGGTAGGGGGTAACGGTCTAAAAGACTGGGAATAA includes:
- a CDS encoding DUF2950 family protein; the encoded protein is MEEGKKKAQVPMHVKRPIVLVAVVVFAFLIIAVLFRYKGMRNNESRAINYLKNFKFLEIEWHQEDYDGNGKHEYWTYDISCLVRIPNRDGKIWHPLAAADGAPAERNDAFDKDWWQGSSRDGWIGYFYRAMLKDETGTPYNQNEFKGIKALNEFKFGIVAYPSEYNSTGRLTFIINEKGVIYYKNTKGEPVLEWPAENPQTAGWQLVEEIE